A segment of the Bradyrhizobium sp. CCBAU 53340 genome:
GCAAGCAGCCGGCGCATCTCGAAGGCCGCGAGCTGCGTTTCCGCAAGCTGACGATCGAACCCGGCGGCATCGTGCCGTGGCACAGCCACGACGATCGCCCTGCCCTGATCTTCGTGCAGCAGGGCGAGATCGTCGAATACGCCTCCAATTGCGCCGATCCGATCGTGCACAAGGCCGGCGACCTTCGCCCCGAGGTCTACGGCACCTCGCATTGGTGGAAGAATCTCGGCAAGGAAACGGTGATCCTCTACGTCGGTGACGTCCGCAAGGATCCGCACGACCACAACATGTAACGAGCCCGCAGCCCCATCGTGCTCGTTGCCGGATGTGGCGTCCGGAGTCCCCCATGCTGCCCGGCATTGCCGGATGCCACATCCCTTACAGGAGACGTCACGCCATGACCGATCTTTCCGCGATGATCAAACCGGCCGCGATGAGAACGGATGAACACTCCCCGGGCCTCATCCTGCGGTCGCTCGTCATTGGACTGACCGCGTTCCTGACCGTCGTCGATCTCTTCGCGACCCAGGCGATTCTGCCCTCGCTGACGCGCCATTATGGTGTCACGCCCGCGGCGATGGGTTTTGCCGTCAATGCCAGCACCTTCGGCATGGCCATCGCCGGCCTCGTCGTCGGCTTCTTCAGCCCGCACATCAACCGGCGGGCCGGCATCCTGCTGAGCCTGATGCTTCTCGCCATCCCCACCAGCCTGCTGGCATCCGCGCCAAATCTCACCGTCTTCACCGCCTTGCGGGTGATGCAGGGCCTTTGCATGGCATCTGCCTTCGCGTTGACGCTCGCTTATCTCGGCGAGCAGTGCAGCGCGATGGACGCTGGCAGCGCGTTCGCCGCCTACATCACCGGCAATGTTGCCAGCAACCTTGTCGGCCGGCTGATCTCCGCGGCGGTCGCCGACGGCCTTGGGCTGGCGTGGAATTTCTACTTCTTCGCAGCCCTCAATCTGGCGGGCGCGGCGCTGGTCTATCTCACGATCAAGCGGGTGCAGCCGGTGCACACGACGATGCCGGCGGGATCGCCGCTTGCCGCCATGATCGCGCATTGGCGCAATCCGCAGCTGCGCGCTGCCTTCGGCATCGGCTTCTGCATCCTGTTCGCCTTCATCGGCACCTTCACATTCGTCAATTTCGTTCTCGTCCGGCCGCCGCTGTCGCTCGGCATGATGGACCTCGGCTTCGTCTATTTCGTCTTCCTGCCCTCGGTTGTGACGACGTTGCTGGCAGGCAAGGTGGCCTCGCGCATCGGGACGCGACCGACGATCTGGGTCTCGCTCGGCCTCGCCGCGGCGGGTCTTCCGCTGATGCTGGCCACTCACTTGGGCGAAGTGCTCGCCGGCATGGTTCTGGTCGGCGTCGGGACCTTTTTCGCGCAAGCTGCGGCCACCAGCTACGTCGGGCAGATCGCAGCCGACAACCGTGGCGTTGCCAGCGGCACCTATCTTGCGTGCTATTTCTCCGGCGGACTGGCCGGCACAGCCGTGCTCGGCCGTCTGTTCGACGCCTTCGGCTGGTCCGCGTGTGTCACCGGGGTCGGGGTGGCACTTGGGGCAGCTGCCCTGCTCACTCTCGCCTTGAAGCGCTAGCGCTTCGCCGGCGCCTCCTGCGGCGGCGGGTCGTCGTCGGCGATCGCTCGCCAGGCGGCGCCGTCGAGATCGTCGTACTGGCCGCTGCGCAGCGACCAGAGGAAGGCTGCGAGGCCCGCGCCTCCGAGCAGCAGCGCCAGCGGCACCAGGAAGACCAGGATTTCCATCACACGATCTCCCGCGAGGCGCTGCGGGCGCGCAGCGAGTTCAGCATCACCACGATCGACGATCCGCTCATGGCGGCCGCTGCGATCAGGGGCGTCACGATGCCGCTGATCGCGACCGGCACGGCCAGCAAATTATAGCCGATCGCCAGCCAGAGATTTTGCCGCATCAGATGCAGCGCCTTGCGCGCGGAATCGATCGCGGCGACGACAGGGGCCAGCGGCCGGCCGAGGAAGACGAGATCGGCGGTGGCCTGGCTGAGATGCGCGGCCGAGATCGGCGACATCGAGACGTGGGCGGCCGCCAGCGAGGGCGCATCGTTCATGCCGTCGCCGACCATCAGCACCTTTGCGCCGCGCCGCTTCAGCTCCTCGATCCGCGCGATCTTGTCGGCCGGCGTGACGCCGGCGCGCCATTCGGGGATGCCGAGCGCATGCGCCGCCGCGATCACCGCGGGCTCGCGGTCGCCCGAGAGAATCTCGACGCCGATATTGCGCGCCTTCAGCGCTGCGATCACGGCCTGCGCATCCGGCCGCAGGCCCTGGCGCACCGAGAGAATGTACTTTTCGGACCCCTTGCTGAAGGCCACGACGGACGCCTCGGCATCCAGCGCGGCGCTGCCGACCAGCGCCTCGGCGCCGCAGAAGGACGGACGGCCGAGCCGGAGCTCGACGCCATCGACCACGGCGCGGACGCCCTGCCCGGCCTCCTCGGCCGCACTGAGGATCGGCGACTTCGCGCCCGCGGCCTGCGCGACTGCAGCGGCGACCGGATGATGGCTCGACAGCGCGAGGCGGCCGGCAAGATCGAAAACGTCGGCAGGGATATCGGCTGCATTCGTGACTTCGAGATCCGGCAGCGTCAGCGTGCCGGTCTTGTCGAAGATGACATGGTCGGCTTCGGCCAGCCGCTCGATGGCGTCGCCCGCATTGAGCAACACGCCGGCTTTGAACATCGCGCCCGCAGCCACCGTCTGCACCGTCGGAATCGCGAGCCCGAGGGCGCAGGGACAGGTGATGATCAGGACGGCAACGCCGGTGATGATCGCATCATGCCAGCCGGCGCCCGCGATGACCCAGCCGAGAATCGTGATGAGCGCAGTCGCATGCACCACCGGCGCGTAGAGCCGCGAGGCGCGGTCGGCGAGCCGCATGTAGCGCGAGCGCGCGGCGAGCGCATTGTCGAGCAGCCGCGTGATCTCGGCGAGCAGCGTGGCTTCCGACGCCGCGGAAACCCGCAGCCGCAAGGTGCCGGAAATGTTCATCGAGCCGGCATAAACAGGCGTGCCGTGCTCGGCCGTGACATAGAGCGTCTCGCCGGTGATCAGGCTCTGGTCGATCTCGGAACGGCCCTCGATCACGGTGCCATCGACCGCACAACGCTCCCCGGGCCGCAGCAGCACGATGTCGCCGGGATGAATCGCGGCGACCGGTACCTGCGAGATTTCGTCGGGGCCGACGAACTTCGCGGCCGTCTCTGCCTTCAGCGCCGCAAGATTGCCGGCGACCGCGCGGGTCCGCCGCCGCATGTTCTGGTCAAGGAAGCGGCCGACGAGCAGGAACGTGAGCAGCATGATCGCTGCGTCGAAATAGACGTGCTCGGCGTGGTTGATGGTCTCGACCACGGACATGCCGAGCGCAAGGCACACGCCGATCGAGATCGGCACGTCCATATTGGTGGTCTTGTTCGACAGTGCGCGCCAAGCCGAACGAAAGAACGGCTGGCCGGCATAGGCAGCCGCGGGCAATGCGATCAGCGCCGACAGCCAGTGGAAGAAGTCGCGCTGCTCCGGCAGCATGTCCGAGACGTTGCCCGACCACACCGGGATCGACAGCATCATCACGTTCATGGTGGCGAAGGCGGCGACACCGAGGCAGCGCAGCAGGAAGCGCGATTCGGCAACCTCGGTCGCCTCGGCGCTCTCGGTTTCGTAAGGATAGGCCTTGTAGCCGAGCTCCTCGAGGCGATCGATGAAGCGGGCGGGATCGAGCGTGCCCTCCTTCCATTCCAGCGCGACGCGCCGGTCGGTGAGGTTCACGCGTGCCAGCGTGACATCGGGGATGGCCGACAGTCCGCGCTCGATCTTGGCCATGCAGCCGGCGCAATGAACGCCCTCGACCGCGAGATCGATGTGCTGAACGCCTGCGCCCGCGGCGCGGACGTAGTGAGAGAAATCGCGTGTCACCTGCATGACGAGATCCTCAGTTCAGGATCACGCGGTTGCGCGACAGGAACACGCGCTCACCCCTGGCGTCGCCCTCGATAACGAGGTCCCACTGGCCCGGTGCGACCGAGGCGGCGTTGCCGCGATAGATGCCGCTGCCGGCCTCCGCGAGTTCGACGGCGAGATCGGCGCGCTTGTCGGTCGGCCGCTCCAGGCGGCCGCCGAATTTCAGCCCGGTCACCGGCTGGCCCGCCGCATCGCGCGCCTCGACCTGCAGCACGGCATTGCCGTCGGCGCGCCGCTCGATATGAGCACTGACCTTCCATTTGCGCGCGGCCTGTTCCTGCGCCGCCGAGATCTCGCGGTCGTAGACGAGGCCCGCGGCATAGGGGCTGTCGACGTCGGTGCCGGGCAGCGTCGCGATGGCCAGCTTCATCATGGTGACGTTGACGCCGATTACGACGCCGAAGAAGGCGACCAGCATCAGGAACACCTTGGTTCCGGTCAGCGGCTTGGCGGCCATGGCGATCTCCTGAACTTACGGTGCGACGAAATTGTCGGTGGTGGAGGCGACCTCGCCGAGCCCGATATCGGTGACGTGGAAACGGACCGGGATCGATTTCTCGGGATTGTTCTCGGCCGGCGCGGTGACGAGCAGACGCAGCTCGCTGGTGGAGTCGCGCGGGATCACGATCATCGGCCGATCCGGAGTCACGGAATCGGCGCCGACGACGTGGATGATCGAATTGGCCGGGCCGTCGATATCGATCGCGATGACGCGGTCATGTCCGCTCTTGTTCAGAAGCCGGGCGGTATAGGCATTGCGGATCGAGCCGTCGCTGAGCTTGACTGCAACCGGGTTGCGGTCGTGCAGCACGTTGATGTCGAGCAATGTACGTGTCGCCAGCACGTAGATCATGATGCCGCCGACCGCGGCGATGATCGTGCTGTAAACGACAGTCCGGGCCCGGACGATGCGATAGATCGGCGCCTTGCCTTCCTGGCGACGATGGATGTTGATGTCGTTGTCATAGCCGATCAGCCGCTTCGGCCGGCCGATCTTGGTCATGACGTTGTCGCAGGCGTCGATGCAGAGCCCGCACTGGATGCATTCGAGCTGCGGCCCGTTGCGAATGTCGATGCCGGTCGGACAGACCGCGACGCATTGGTAGCAGTCGACGCAATCGCCGACCTGCTGGCCGAGCGCACGCAGCTCCGCGGCCTTCTTGACCGAAGTGCGCTTCTCGCCGCGGTCATAGCGATAGGTGACGTTGAGCGCCCATTCGTCGGTGAGCGCGGCCTGGATGCGCGGCCACGGGCACATATAAGTGCAGACCTGCTCGCGCATGTAACCGGCCAGCAGGTAGGTCGTGGCGGTGAGGATGCCGATCCAGATATAGGCGATCATGGGTCCCTGGAAGGTGACGAGCTCCTTCACCAGCGTCGGCGCATCGTTGAAGTAGAGCACCCAGGCGCCGCCGGTCCACCATGCGATCAGGAGCCAGATCGAATGCTTAAGCACGATCTCGGAGATGCGCTCGAGCTTCATCGGATCGGACGATCTGTCCTTCTTCATGCGCTCGCGCCGGTCGCCCTCGATCAGGCGCTCGACGGCGTAGAACAGGTCGGTCCAGACCGTCTGCGGACAGAGATAACCGCACCAGATGCGGCCACCGATCGAATTCATCAGGAACAGCGCCACCGCGGCAATGATCAAGAGGCCCGTGAAGTAATAGACCTCCTGCGGCCACAGCTCGATGAAGAAGAAGTAGAAGCGGCTGTTGGGGAGATCAATCAGAACGGCCTGGCTGGGGGCGCCAAGGCCGCGATTCCAGCGCACGAAAGGCAAGAAATAATAGACGCCGAGGCAGAATGCCATCAGGCTCCATTTGATGCGGCGGAACGTGCCGGAGACGCTCTGGGGGTAGACCTTCTTGCGGGCGGCGTAGAGCGGCGCGTTGTCATCAACCGGCGTGAGATCTTTCGGATTTACGGTCTTGTTCATCGCTCAGCGCTTCCTAGGAGGTGCGATTGAACCTAGACTCCACGGCCGCGAGCCAATTGATCCAACGCAAACGGGGGCGGATTTCTTCGCCCCCGCTGGAACCCGTTGACTGTCGATCGGCTATTTGCCGCCGCCCAGCGAGTGAACGTAGACCGCCATCGCCTTGATGGTGGCGGGGTCGAGACGTCCCTCCCAGGCCGGCATGACACCGGCACGACCGTTCGTGATGGTCTCGATCAGGACCGCCTCGTCGGAGCCGTAGAGCCAGATTTTGTCGGTCAGGTTGGGCGCCCCGAGCTCCTGGTTGCCCTTGCCGCCATCGCCGTGGCAGGCGACGCAATTGTCGGCAAAGATCTTCTCGCCCTTGGCGGCGTCATAGCCTTTCCGGGTCGGCAGGCCCGACAGCGAGCGCACGTAGTTGGCCACCGTGACGATCTCGTCCGGCTTGAGCACGCCGTCCTTGCCGAAGGCCAGCATCTGGCCCTCATGGGTCTTGGCGTGGCCGGAACGCGCGCCGAACTGGATCGTCTGCATGATCTGCTCGAGCGTGCCGCCCCACAGCCAGTCGTCATCGTTCAGGTTCGGAAAGCCCTTGGCGCCGGCCGCGCCGGAGCCGTGGCAGGGCGCGCAATTGTCGCCGAACACGGTCTTGCCCTTGGCGCGGGCGAGCGCCAGCAAGGCCGGGTCCTTCTCGATGTCGGTGAGGGAGGCCGCACCGAGCGCCACCATCTTGTCACCCCGGATCTTCTCGAGGTTGGCAAGCTCGACCGCGACGTCGGCACGCGACGAATAGCCGAACAGGCCCGTCGTGTTGCTCGATATCAGCGGCCAGGCCGGATAGACGACCCAGTAAGCGATGGCCCAGATGATGGTCAGGTAGAAGCAGGTCACCCACCAGCGCGGCAACGGCGTGTTGAGTTCCTTGATGCCGTCCCATTCATGCCCGGTCGTGGCCCTGCCGGTGACGGAATCGATTTCACTATGGTCGGTCATGATCTCTCACTCCTCCCGCAGCGGCAGGCTGGCCGCTTCGTCGAATGCCGTCTTGTTGCGGGGCCAAAACGCGTAGGCGATGATCGCGAGAAAGATCGCGACGAAGACCGGCGTCCAGATCGTGGTCACGAGACCGGACGCGAGATTGTCGAGTGTCAGGATGGCTTTCATCGGTGGATGCCTTCTCAGCGAAGATTGGCTTTCTCGTTGTAGAGCTTGAAGTCGACCAGCGTGCCGAGCATCTGCAGGTACGCGATCAGCGCGTCCATCTCCGTCGGCGTTCCGGCCTTGCCGTCGAAATTGCGCACGACGGCCTTGGCGTAGCGCTTGGTGAAGGCATCAGCGCCGGCATTGTCCGGGTCGGCCTGGGCCTTCATGTCGGCGGCCGCGTTGGCGATCTGGTCGTCGGTATAGGGCACGCCGACGGTCCGCAGCGTACGCATGTGGTCGGCGATCGTGTCCGGATCCACCTCGTTCTGAGCCAGGAACGGATAGCCCGGCATCACCGACTGCGGCACGATCGCGCGCGGATTGGTCAGATGGGTGACGTGCCAGTCGTCGGAATATTTGGCGCCGACGCGGGCAAGGTCAGGACCGGTGCGCTTCGAGCCCCACTGGAACGGGTGGTCGAACATGCTCTCGGCGGCGAGCGAGAAGTGGCCGTAGCGTTCGACCTCGTCGCGCAAGGGACGGATCATCTGCGAATGGCAGAGATAGCAGCCTTCGCGGACGTAGACGTTGCGCCCCGCCAGCTCCAGCGGCGTGTAGGGCCTGACGCCGTCGACCACCTCGATCGTGCTCTTGAGGTAGAACAGCGGCGTGATCTCGACGAGACCGCCGATCGCGACCACCAGAAGGATGCCGACGACCAGGATGATCGAGTTCTTTTCGAAGACTTGGTGGCGTGTCCAGAACGACATGGGAAGCTCCTCACTCCGCCGGCTGAAGAGCGACGGGCATCTGGACTTCCTGCTCGCCGACGCGAACCGTCATCCAGAGGTTATAGGCCATGATCAGCGCGCCGATCAGGAACAGGGCGCCGCCGGCGGCGCGGATGATGTAGAAGGGATGCATCGCCTCGACGGTCTCGATAAAGGAATATTCGAGGAAGCCGAGCGAGGTGTAGGCGCGCCACATCAGGCCCTGAAGGATGCCGGACACCCACATCGCCGAGATGTAGAGAACGATGCCGAGCGTGGCGATCCAGAAGTGCCAGTTGACGAGCTTGAGGCTGTAGAGGCCCTTGCGATTCCAGACCCATGGCACCAGGCAGTACAGCGCGCCGAAGGAGACGAAGCCGACCCAGCCGAGCGCACCGGAATGCACGTGGCCGATGGTCCAGTCGGTGTAGTGGCTGAGCGAGTTCACCACCTTGATCGACATCATCGGGCCTTCAAAGGTCGACATGCCGTAGAACGCGACGGAGACGACGAGCATGCGCAGCACGGGATCGGTCCGCAGCTTGTCCCAGGCGCCCGACAGCGTCATCAGGCCGTTGATCATGCCGCCCCAGGAGGGCATCCACAGCATGATCGAGAAGGTCATGCCGAGCGTCTGCGTCCAGTCCGGCAGCGCCGTGTAGTGCAGATGGTGGGGACCCGCCCAGATGTAGAGGAAGATCAGTGCCCAGAAGTGGATGATCGACAGCCGGTAGGAATAGACCGGCCGCTCCGCGCGCTTCGGAATGAAGTAATACATGATGGCGAGGAAGCCGGCGGTCAGGAAGAAGCCGACCGCGTTATGGCCGTACCACCACTGGAACATGGCGTCCTGGATGCCACCCCAGGCGATGTAGGACTTCGAGCCGAAGAACGACACCGGCAGCGCGGGGTTGTTGCCGAGATGCAGGACGGCGATGGTCACGATGAAGGCGAGATAGAACCAGTTCGCGACGAAGATGTGCGGTTCCTTGCGCTTGATGATCGTGCCGAGGAAGACGAGCAGGTAAGTGACCCAGACGATGGTGAGCCAGAGATCGGCGTACCATTCGGGCTCGGCATATTCCTTGGACTGGGTGACGCCGAGCAGATAGCCCGTGCCGGCGATCAGGATGAAGTAGTTGTAGCCGAGCACGACGAACCAGGGCGCGAGGTCGCCGGCAAGGCGGGCGCGGCAGGATTTCTGCACCACGTAGAAGGACGTGCCGATCAGCACGTTGCCGCCGAAGGCGAAGATCACTGCGGAGGTGTGCAGCGGCCGCAATCGGCCGAACTGGATCCAGGGGAGATCGAAGTTCAGCGCGGGCCAGGCCAGCTGCGAGGCAATGATGAGCCCGACCAGAAAGCCCGCGATGCCCCAGAACATCGCCATGAATGCGGTGAACTTGATCGGGCCCAGATTGTAGTTGGGCCGACCGTTGATCTCCTGCGCCGGCAATGCCGCTGGGCGATCGTAGTAGCGGTTGATGATGAAGAACACTGCGGCCAGGCTCGCCGCCGCACTGAGCGCGGCATGGAAGGCGAAGGGCGCATCGAGCGCCTTGGCCGAAGCCACCAGGCACAGGAAGGCAGTGACCGCGAATATAAGCGCCAGGCCGCTTTCGCCTGTCGTCATGGTTTTCGAGATGGAGGGCTGGGGCATCGCGGATTCTCTCTGAAAGAACACGCTGCCAGAAACCACATTCATCCTCGCGGCGAATTGATTGAAATCAAGATAGATGGATTTCTGTTAATGCGAGGCAGGAGCCAGCTGAAGTGCCCTCTCCCCTTGTGGGAAAGGGCAGCGACGACAGTGCGGCAAGCTCGCTTGGGTGAGGGGCTGGTTCCGCAGCGAAAGTCTCTCTCCCACAAGGGGAGAAGGGAAGAAGAAGCTTCCCGTGGAATCACGGAACCGGAGATCGCAGTGTTTTGCAGATGACCCCCGTCAGTCGTTCGCAGTCGCCTTCAGCGCCGCGATGACGTTCTCGCGCGCAACGATTCCCACCAGCTTCTGGGCGCTGTCGAGCACGATGATGCTCCGGATACGGTGCTCGACCATG
Coding sequences within it:
- the ccoN gene encoding cytochrome-c oxidase, cbb3-type subunit I — its product is MPQPSISKTMTTGESGLALIFAVTAFLCLVASAKALDAPFAFHAALSAAASLAAVFFIINRYYDRPAALPAQEINGRPNYNLGPIKFTAFMAMFWGIAGFLVGLIIASQLAWPALNFDLPWIQFGRLRPLHTSAVIFAFGGNVLIGTSFYVVQKSCRARLAGDLAPWFVVLGYNYFILIAGTGYLLGVTQSKEYAEPEWYADLWLTIVWVTYLLVFLGTIIKRKEPHIFVANWFYLAFIVTIAVLHLGNNPALPVSFFGSKSYIAWGGIQDAMFQWWYGHNAVGFFLTAGFLAIMYYFIPKRAERPVYSYRLSIIHFWALIFLYIWAGPHHLHYTALPDWTQTLGMTFSIMLWMPSWGGMINGLMTLSGAWDKLRTDPVLRMLVVSVAFYGMSTFEGPMMSIKVVNSLSHYTDWTIGHVHSGALGWVGFVSFGALYCLVPWVWNRKGLYSLKLVNWHFWIATLGIVLYISAMWVSGILQGLMWRAYTSLGFLEYSFIETVEAMHPFYIIRAAGGALFLIGALIMAYNLWMTVRVGEQEVQMPVALQPAE
- the ccoG gene encoding cytochrome c oxidase accessory protein CcoG, with amino-acid sequence MNKTVNPKDLTPVDDNAPLYAARKKVYPQSVSGTFRRIKWSLMAFCLGVYYFLPFVRWNRGLGAPSQAVLIDLPNSRFYFFFIELWPQEVYYFTGLLIIAAVALFLMNSIGGRIWCGYLCPQTVWTDLFYAVERLIEGDRRERMKKDRSSDPMKLERISEIVLKHSIWLLIAWWTGGAWVLYFNDAPTLVKELVTFQGPMIAYIWIGILTATTYLLAGYMREQVCTYMCPWPRIQAALTDEWALNVTYRYDRGEKRTSVKKAAELRALGQQVGDCVDCYQCVAVCPTGIDIRNGPQLECIQCGLCIDACDNVMTKIGRPKRLIGYDNDINIHRRQEGKAPIYRIVRARTVVYSTIIAAVGGIMIYVLATRTLLDINVLHDRNPVAVKLSDGSIRNAYTARLLNKSGHDRVIAIDIDGPANSIIHVVGADSVTPDRPMIVIPRDSTSELRLLVTAPAENNPEKSIPVRFHVTDIGLGEVASTTDNFVAP
- a CDS encoding cbb3-type cytochrome c oxidase subunit 3 — translated: MKAILTLDNLASGLVTTIWTPVFVAIFLAIIAYAFWPRNKTAFDEAASLPLREE
- the ccoP gene encoding cytochrome-c oxidase, cbb3-type subunit III, yielding MTDHSEIDSVTGRATTGHEWDGIKELNTPLPRWWVTCFYLTIIWAIAYWVVYPAWPLISSNTTGLFGYSSRADVAVELANLEKIRGDKMVALGAASLTDIEKDPALLALARAKGKTVFGDNCAPCHGSGAAGAKGFPNLNDDDWLWGGTLEQIMQTIQFGARSGHAKTHEGQMLAFGKDGVLKPDEIVTVANYVRSLSGLPTRKGYDAAKGEKIFADNCVACHGDGGKGNQELGAPNLTDKIWLYGSDEAVLIETITNGRAGVMPAWEGRLDPATIKAMAVYVHSLGGGK
- a CDS encoding cation-translocating P-type ATPase, with the protein product MQVTRDFSHYVRAAGAGVQHIDLAVEGVHCAGCMAKIERGLSAIPDVTLARVNLTDRRVALEWKEGTLDPARFIDRLEELGYKAYPYETESAEATEVAESRFLLRCLGVAAFATMNVMMLSIPVWSGNVSDMLPEQRDFFHWLSALIALPAAAYAGQPFFRSAWRALSNKTTNMDVPISIGVCLALGMSVVETINHAEHVYFDAAIMLLTFLLVGRFLDQNMRRRTRAVAGNLAALKAETAAKFVGPDEISQVPVAAIHPGDIVLLRPGERCAVDGTVIEGRSEIDQSLITGETLYVTAEHGTPVYAGSMNISGTLRLRVSAASEATLLAEITRLLDNALAARSRYMRLADRASRLYAPVVHATALITILGWVIAGAGWHDAIITGVAVLIITCPCALGLAIPTVQTVAAGAMFKAGVLLNAGDAIERLAEADHVIFDKTGTLTLPDLEVTNAADIPADVFDLAGRLALSSHHPVAAAVAQAAGAKSPILSAAEEAGQGVRAVVDGVELRLGRPSFCGAEALVGSAALDAEASVVAFSKGSEKYILSVRQGLRPDAQAVIAALKARNIGVEILSGDREPAVIAAAHALGIPEWRAGVTPADKIARIEELKRRGAKVLMVGDGMNDAPSLAAAHVSMSPISAAHLSQATADLVFLGRPLAPVVAAIDSARKALHLMRQNLWLAIGYNLLAVPVAISGIVTPLIAAAAMSGSSIVVMLNSLRARSASREIV
- a CDS encoding cupin domain-containing protein: MFKHLTSSRAAWLGLAVLGALSLAAQPALAGECPADKVKPNAQQMVDYKPVGVTDVTLGAIDLGKQPAHLEGRELRFRKLTIEPGGIVPWHSHDDRPALIFVQQGEIVEYASNCADPIVHKAGDLRPEVYGTSHWWKNLGKETVILYVGDVRKDPHDHNM
- a CDS encoding FixH family protein encodes the protein MAAKPLTGTKVFLMLVAFFGVVIGVNVTMMKLAIATLPGTDVDSPYAAGLVYDREISAAQEQAARKWKVSAHIERRADGNAVLQVEARDAAGQPVTGLKFGGRLERPTDKRADLAVELAEAGSGIYRGNAASVAPGQWDLVIEGDARGERVFLSRNRVILN
- the ccoS gene encoding cbb3-type cytochrome oxidase assembly protein CcoS, which encodes MEILVFLVPLALLLGGAGLAAFLWSLRSGQYDDLDGAAWRAIADDDPPPQEAPAKR
- a CDS encoding MFS transporter; this encodes MTDLSAMIKPAAMRTDEHSPGLILRSLVIGLTAFLTVVDLFATQAILPSLTRHYGVTPAAMGFAVNASTFGMAIAGLVVGFFSPHINRRAGILLSLMLLAIPTSLLASAPNLTVFTALRVMQGLCMASAFALTLAYLGEQCSAMDAGSAFAAYITGNVASNLVGRLISAAVADGLGLAWNFYFFAALNLAGAALVYLTIKRVQPVHTTMPAGSPLAAMIAHWRNPQLRAAFGIGFCILFAFIGTFTFVNFVLVRPPLSLGMMDLGFVYFVFLPSVVTTLLAGKVASRIGTRPTIWVSLGLAAAGLPLMLATHLGEVLAGMVLVGVGTFFAQAAATSYVGQIAADNRGVASGTYLACYFSGGLAGTAVLGRLFDAFGWSACVTGVGVALGAAALLTLALKR
- the ccoO gene encoding cytochrome-c oxidase, cbb3-type subunit II → MSFWTRHQVFEKNSIILVVGILLVVAIGGLVEITPLFYLKSTIEVVDGVRPYTPLELAGRNVYVREGCYLCHSQMIRPLRDEVERYGHFSLAAESMFDHPFQWGSKRTGPDLARVGAKYSDDWHVTHLTNPRAIVPQSVMPGYPFLAQNEVDPDTIADHMRTLRTVGVPYTDDQIANAAADMKAQADPDNAGADAFTKRYAKAVVRNFDGKAGTPTEMDALIAYLQMLGTLVDFKLYNEKANLR